A window of the Butyricimonas faecalis genome harbors these coding sequences:
- a CDS encoding DUF3098 domain-containing protein, translating to MARILNEKKDGFPIPKDNYKMILIGFGIVIVGFLLMMGGGADSPDTFNYDIFSFRRITLAPIVVLFGFGFVFWGIMRKPKTKGEEKN from the coding sequence ATGGCAAGAATTTTAAACGAAAAGAAAGACGGTTTTCCCATACCGAAGGATAATTACAAGATGATCCTGATAGGTTTCGGGATCGTTATAGTGGGCTTCCTCTTGATGATGGGGGGAGGAGCGGATTCTCCCGATACTTTTAACTATGACATTTTTAGTTTCCGCCGGATTACGTTAGCGCCTATTGTGGTGTTGTTTGGTTTTGGTTTCGTTTTTTGGGGAATCATGCGGAAACCCAAAACGAAGGGGGAGGAGAAAAATTAA
- the queA gene encoding tRNA preQ1(34) S-adenosylmethionine ribosyltransferase-isomerase QueA, whose translation MKLSKFKYKLPPELIALHPTPNRDEARLMVLDRKTGKIEHKIFKDVIDYFDEKDVFVFNDSKVFPARLYGNKEKTGAEIEVFLLRELNPELRIWDVLVDPARKIRIGNKLYFGEDDSMVAEVIDNTTSRGRTLRFLFDGEYDEFKKELYALGETPLPRFINRKVEPEDAENYQTIFAKHEGAVAAPTAGMHFSRELMKRMEIKGIDFAYITLHVGLGNFREVDVEDLTKHKMDSEQIFVTPETVKIVNDAKDEKHKICAVGTTVVRTLESCVTTKGRLTEFEGWTNKFIFPPYDFSVPDAFISNFHLPYSTLLMMVAAFGGYEHVMEAYNQAVKEKYRFGTYGDAMLII comes from the coding sequence ATGAAATTATCTAAGTTTAAATATAAGTTGCCGCCGGAGTTGATTGCGTTGCATCCGACGCCTAACCGGGATGAGGCCCGGTTAATGGTTCTGGATCGGAAAACCGGAAAGATTGAACACAAGATATTTAAAGATGTGATTGATTACTTTGACGAGAAGGATGTATTCGTGTTTAACGATTCCAAGGTGTTCCCGGCGAGGTTATATGGAAACAAGGAAAAAACCGGAGCGGAGATCGAGGTGTTTTTGCTGAGGGAGTTGAATCCGGAATTGCGTATCTGGGACGTGTTGGTTGATCCGGCCCGGAAAATACGTATCGGGAACAAGTTGTATTTCGGAGAAGATGATAGCATGGTGGCCGAGGTCATTGATAATACCACTTCTCGCGGGAGAACATTGCGTTTTCTGTTTGATGGAGAGTATGACGAGTTCAAGAAGGAGTTGTACGCATTGGGCGAGACCCCGCTTCCTCGTTTTATCAACCGGAAAGTGGAACCGGAGGATGCCGAGAATTATCAGACTATTTTTGCCAAACATGAAGGTGCGGTGGCAGCCCCGACTGCAGGTATGCATTTCAGCCGCGAGTTGATGAAACGGATGGAGATCAAGGGAATTGATTTCGCTTATATCACGCTGCACGTCGGTTTGGGAAACTTCCGGGAGGTGGACGTGGAGGATTTGACGAAGCACAAGATGGATTCGGAACAAATCTTCGTGACACCGGAAACGGTGAAAATCGTGAATGATGCAAAGGATGAAAAGCATAAAATTTGTGCCGTGGGTACGACGGTTGTGCGTACATTGGAAAGTTGCGTGACCACGAAAGGGCGGTTGACGGAATTTGAAGGGTGGACGAATAAGTTTATCTTCCCCCCGTATGATTTCAGCGTGCCGGATGCTTTCATTTCCAATTTCCACTTGCCTTATTCGACGTTACTGATGATGGTGGCGGCTTTCGGTGGGTATGAACACGTGATGGAAGCGTATAATCAGGCGGTTAAGGAGAAATATCGTTTTGGTACCTATGGCGATGCCATGCTTATCATTTGA
- a CDS encoding cell division protein FtsX, whose product MLVFILLNARVVSDHVKRNIGFAVIVKDNTNEVEIKRVQKILDTQPYVYSSKYITKEQAAKSFKKEMGEDFERILDANPLLPSIEIKLNPAYANSDSLAMIEKGLARFDIIHEVYYQKSMIESINENIRRITIIFLIVGAVLVLISFTLIRNMIHLAVYSQRLLIKTMQLVGATPFFICKPFVYGSMWRGFFGALIANLVLLGAIFFVQENVGNVINIMRQDVILLMVGFVIFSGVVLSFFSAWFSVRRYLRRDLNDLYV is encoded by the coding sequence ATGCTTGTATTTATTTTGTTGAATGCCCGGGTGGTTTCGGATCATGTGAAACGTAATATCGGTTTTGCCGTGATCGTGAAGGATAACACGAATGAAGTGGAGATCAAGCGGGTGCAAAAGATTCTGGATACACAACCTTATGTTTATTCTTCCAAGTATATTACCAAAGAACAGGCGGCGAAGTCTTTCAAGAAAGAGATGGGTGAGGATTTTGAACGGATATTGGACGCCAACCCGTTGTTGCCTTCTATCGAGATCAAACTGAATCCGGCTTACGCGAATAGTGATTCGTTGGCGATGATAGAGAAAGGATTGGCAAGGTTTGATATTATTCATGAGGTGTATTATCAGAAATCCATGATCGAAAGTATTAACGAGAATATACGGCGGATCACGATTATCTTTTTGATTGTCGGGGCGGTGCTGGTATTGATTTCGTTCACGTTGATTCGTAACATGATTCATCTGGCGGTTTATTCACAGCGGTTGCTGATCAAGACCATGCAGTTGGTGGGGGCCACTCCGTTTTTTATATGCAAGCCCTTCGTGTACGGGAGTATGTGGAGAGGTTTCTTCGGGGCGTTGATTGCTAACTTGGTATTGTTGGGAGCCATATTTTTCGTGCAGGAAAATGTGGGGAACGTGATTAATATCATGCGGCAGGACGTGATCCTGTTGATGGTGGGGTTCGTGATCTTTTCCGGGGTGGTGTTATCATTTTTCTCGGCTTGGTTCTCGGTTCGTCGCTATTTGCGACGGGATTTGAATGATTTATACGTGTAA
- the lptC gene encoding LPS export ABC transporter periplasmic protein LptC, whose protein sequence is MTFLYRALKIKSITVLALGTVMLFSCKTNMKDVDAIGNRNDMPEMSGENMELFYSDSALLKYKVITPLYNKYNQDDKKYDEFPKGIHAELYEKDGSMVGSITSKYAKKLEEEMLWELRNEVVVINAEGKKLETDLMYWDMKKEIVYSDRYSRLSSGDQIIEGNKGFKSDQSLKNPVFNKITGVVEIENRP, encoded by the coding sequence ATGACCTTTCTATATCGTGCATTAAAAATTAAGAGCATTACCGTCCTCGCTTTAGGGACGGTAATGCTCTTTTCGTGTAAAACAAATATGAAGGATGTGGATGCGATCGGTAATCGAAACGATATGCCTGAAATGTCCGGGGAGAACATGGAGTTATTTTATTCCGATTCTGCATTGTTGAAATATAAAGTAATAACCCCCCTTTATAATAAATATAATCAAGACGACAAGAAGTATGATGAGTTCCCGAAAGGAATACATGCGGAGTTGTACGAGAAGGATGGCAGTATGGTCGGTTCAATTACATCAAAATACGCGAAGAAGTTGGAAGAGGAGATGTTGTGGGAGTTGCGTAACGAAGTGGTCGTGATCAATGCCGAAGGGAAGAAATTGGAAACCGATTTGATGTACTGGGACATGAAAAAAGAGATTGTCTATTCCGATCGCTATTCCCGACTCTCTTCCGGGGACCAGATTATAGAGGGGAATAAAGGTTTCAAGTCGGATCAGTCCTTGAAAAATCCGGTCTTTAATAAGATTACGGGAGTGGTAGAAATTGAAAATAGACCTTAA
- a CDS encoding GNAT family N-acetyltransferase, with product MREVILETERLVLRTLEQDDFEEVCKLLQDPVVMYAYEGAFSDQEVQAWLDKMFWRYENDGFALWAVIEKSSGELIGQCGITYQEYNGGWVPEVGYLFRKEFWHKGFATEAAMACKEYAFQVLNFDEVYSIIRDSNVASQNVARRNGMTEVDTFVKHYRGVEMPHIIFRVSRKDI from the coding sequence ATGAGAGAAGTAATATTAGAAACGGAACGGTTGGTTTTGAGAACGTTAGAGCAGGATGATTTTGAGGAGGTGTGTAAATTGTTACAGGACCCCGTGGTGATGTATGCTTACGAGGGTGCTTTTAGTGATCAGGAAGTTCAGGCATGGTTGGACAAGATGTTCTGGCGGTACGAGAATGACGGTTTTGCCCTGTGGGCGGTCATCGAGAAGAGTAGTGGTGAACTTATCGGGCAATGTGGCATCACGTATCAGGAATATAACGGGGGATGGGTGCCGGAAGTCGGATATTTGTTCCGGAAAGAGTTTTGGCATAAGGGATTTGCCACGGAGGCTGCCATGGCTTGTAAAGAGTATGCATTTCAAGTGCTGAATTTTGACGAGGTGTATTCAATTATTCGGGATTCAAATGTAGCGTCCCAAAATGTGGCCCGACGGAACGGGATGACAGAGGTTGATACCTTTGTTAAGCATTATCGAGGTGTTGAGATGCCGCATATCATTTTTAGGGTATCGAGAAAAGATATTTGA
- a CDS encoding undecaprenyl-diphosphate phosphatase: MEWFEALVLGVIQGLTEFLPVSSSGHLQIFSALFGIEGEENLTFAVAVHAATVCSTIVILWKEVSVLFKGFFAFKYNDEMAYVLKIFLSMIPVAIVGFCFKDYVKALFGSELTIVGCMLLVTAVLLSFAYYAKPRMKEKISYRDAFVIGLAQACAVLPGLSRSGSTIATGILLGNKKEAVAKFSFLMVLIPILGEALLDLMKGGFSVEASGISTGALLVGFAAAFISGCIACRWMIDVVKKGKLIWFAIYCAIAGILTIVLG; the protein is encoded by the coding sequence ATGGAGTGGTTTGAGGCATTGGTACTTGGTGTCATCCAGGGGCTTACAGAGTTTTTGCCGGTGAGTAGTTCCGGACATTTGCAGATTTTTAGCGCTCTCTTCGGGATTGAGGGAGAGGAAAATTTAACGTTTGCCGTGGCGGTTCATGCAGCGACGGTTTGTAGTACAATCGTGATTTTGTGGAAAGAAGTCTCCGTGTTATTCAAGGGCTTTTTTGCGTTCAAGTATAATGATGAAATGGCCTACGTGTTGAAAATATTTCTTTCCATGATACCGGTGGCTATCGTGGGATTTTGTTTCAAGGATTACGTGAAGGCCTTGTTCGGTTCGGAATTGACGATAGTGGGATGTATGTTGCTGGTAACGGCCGTGTTGTTGTCGTTCGCTTATTACGCAAAACCCCGGATGAAGGAGAAAATCTCGTACCGGGATGCTTTCGTGATCGGGTTGGCGCAAGCGTGTGCCGTGTTGCCCGGTTTGTCTCGTTCCGGTTCGACAATTGCTACCGGAATATTGTTGGGTAACAAGAAGGAGGCGGTGGCCAAGTTCTCTTTTTTGATGGTGTTGATTCCTATTTTGGGAGAGGCTTTACTGGATCTGATGAAAGGAGGCTTCTCGGTAGAGGCAAGCGGTATTTCGACCGGGGCTCTACTAGTGGGATTCGCTGCAGCTTTTATCTCGGGATGTATTGCTTGTCGCTGGATGATTGATGTCGTGAAAAAGGGTAAATTGATTTGGTTTGCCATTTATTGTGCTATCGCGGGTATATTGACGATTGTTTTGGGATAA
- the truB gene encoding tRNA pseudouridine(55) synthase TruB, whose protein sequence is MSKWGNIFFREGEDFRAGAVFVVDKPLHWTSFDVVNKVRICLRKGYGKIKVGHAGTLDPLASGVVIICVGKETKKIEEYMGQEKEYVAEITFGHTTPSYDLETSFDEEFSYEHVDRSCLERAIEQFVGEIEQFPPSYSAVRVDGVRAYEKARRGDEVEMKSRKVMVREIEILKAELPVVELRIVCSKGTYIRSLAHDLGKACGSGSHLSALRRTRVGDFRVEDGFKMDEIIGVLQENL, encoded by the coding sequence ATGAGCAAGTGGGGTAATATTTTTTTTAGAGAAGGAGAGGACTTTCGAGCCGGAGCGGTGTTCGTGGTGGATAAACCTTTGCATTGGACATCGTTTGATGTGGTGAATAAAGTTCGTATTTGTTTGCGAAAAGGATACGGAAAGATAAAAGTGGGACACGCGGGGACGTTGGACCCGTTGGCGTCGGGGGTGGTAATTATTTGCGTGGGGAAGGAGACAAAAAAGATCGAGGAGTATATGGGGCAGGAGAAAGAGTATGTGGCGGAAATTACTTTCGGACATACGACTCCTTCTTATGATTTGGAGACTTCTTTTGACGAGGAGTTTTCGTACGAGCACGTGGATCGAAGTTGTTTGGAGCGGGCGATTGAGCAGTTTGTCGGGGAGATCGAGCAGTTCCCGCCTTCTTATTCAGCTGTTCGTGTTGACGGGGTCCGGGCGTACGAGAAAGCACGCCGCGGGGACGAAGTCGAGATGAAGAGTCGGAAGGTGATGGTTCGGGAGATTGAAATATTGAAAGCGGAATTGCCAGTAGTGGAACTTCGGATCGTGTGTAGCAAGGGGACGTATATTCGTTCACTGGCTCATGATCTGGGAAAAGCCTGCGGGAGTGGTTCGCATTTGTCCGCTCTGAGAAGGACCCGGGTGGGAGACTTTCGGGTGGAAGATGGGTTTAAAATGGATGAAATTATTGGAGTTTTACAGGAAAATTTGTAA
- a CDS encoding type III pantothenate kinase, which translates to MNLIVDIGNTRTKYAVFDDGAWVECGLGLPEVYDLAKTYRENGKEVDLILSSTGAISAEVRERLREVSTFFCEVSSEIPLPIRLGYDTPKTLGVDRIAGCVGGAFLFPGRELLVIDSGTAITYDFVSADGEFRGGNISPGLGIRFRALNEFTASLPLVKCSMEHGYIGKNTHDAILNGVMNGILFEVRGYIDELLRNNPHAVVIITGGGSEYLKKTLKRTVCFEDKLVITGLNRILEYQKTVNYT; encoded by the coding sequence ATGAATTTAATTGTTGATATTGGAAATACACGAACTAAGTACGCTGTTTTTGATGACGGAGCGTGGGTGGAGTGTGGATTGGGATTACCGGAAGTGTATGATCTGGCAAAGACGTATCGAGAAAACGGGAAGGAGGTAGACTTAATTTTGTCAAGCACGGGTGCCATCTCGGCAGAAGTGCGGGAAAGATTGCGGGAAGTTTCTACTTTCTTTTGTGAAGTGTCATCGGAAATCCCCTTGCCTATACGCTTGGGATATGATACCCCGAAGACATTGGGCGTTGACAGGATTGCCGGTTGCGTGGGAGGGGCATTCCTTTTCCCGGGTAGGGAATTGCTGGTGATTGATTCAGGAACGGCGATTACGTATGATTTTGTCAGTGCTGACGGAGAGTTTCGGGGAGGAAATATTTCTCCGGGTCTGGGTATTCGTTTCCGGGCGCTCAACGAGTTCACTGCAAGTCTTCCATTGGTGAAATGTTCCATGGAACACGGCTATATCGGAAAGAACACGCATGATGCGATTTTGAACGGGGTGATGAATGGTATACTTTTTGAGGTAAGAGGGTATATAGATGAGTTGCTTCGAAATAATCCTCATGCTGTGGTAATTATAACGGGTGGAGGAAGTGAATATTTGAAGAAAACGTTGAAACGCACCGTTTGTTTTGAAGATAAGTTGGTGATCACGGGTTTAAATAGAATTTTAGAATATCAAAAAACGGTTAATTATACATGA
- the mfd gene encoding transcription-repair coupling factor, whose protein sequence is MEAKELLDLFQDHPVVQKIAGRLRKQAGTKIKLENGIGSLVAFIAGAVGRELNGLQLFVLNDKEEAAYFYNDLLTFYDEERVRFLPSSFRRSGNFEDKDNDSILVRTEVLNALTAKEVGMVVTYTEAMAERVVSKKMLADMSMPVIKGNKLSITFLESLLGEYGFERSDFVYEPGQFSIRGSIVDVYSFAEERPVRIDFFGDEVESIRYFDVETQLSEQLIDKVVIVPDLSESTDKNDNVGLTEFLGRETTWWMKNSLLIHDRINSLKELDAGEFLITSDSLFRTIEENSVVEWGPELFFRGEVIRLEAEVQPAVNKQFDLLAEHLLDKQMDRYTVYLCSTNDMQLQRLRDIFSDKGHEVNFVPVEGTIHEGFSDAQIKVCIYTEHQIFDRYQKYRLKTSQIRKGRESITISDLQNLHPGDYVVHIDHGIGRFGGLTKIDNDGKIQEAIRLVYKNNSELYVSLHSLHKISKYKGKDGEPPTVSKLGGEAWNKLKQRTKSRVKDIARELIALYAKRRREEAYAFSKDSFLQDEMEASFMYEETPDQMKAIEAVKADMESPHVMDRLICGDVGFGKTEVAIRAAFKAVADSKQVAVLVPTTVLAYQHYNTFKKRLEGMPCRIEYISRMKKSADIKRILKDLEVGKVDIIIGTHRLTSNDVKFKDLGLLVIDEEQKFGVAVKEKLKRLKLNVDTITMTATPIPRTLQFSLMGARDMSIIRTAPPNRYPIVTELHRFDEKVIKEAISYEVSRGGQVFFIHNRVDNIRDIQYMIHRLIPGIKSCVGHGQMSGEELETVMHDFVRGDYDVLIATTIVESGLDIPNANTIIINQAQNYGLSDLHQLRGRVGRSNRKAFCYLLAPPLELVNADARRRLKAIEDFSGLGSGFNIAMQDLDIRGAGNILGGEQSGFIAEVGYETYQRILNEALVELRDEEFPELQKEHPDEPTVFATDCVIDTDFALLIPDTYVENVSERIRLYRELDNITNEEALQRFEIEMKDRFGEIPTPVVGLMEVVRIRQKCIDLGIERLMVKNNKMIVYFISDQNSSFYASPVFSELLKFIQKQVIPCKISEKNDKLSLVFTNIADINRVSEIIREMRDFAYGNN, encoded by the coding sequence TTGGAAGCAAAAGAGTTATTAGATTTATTTCAAGATCATCCTGTTGTTCAGAAAATTGCCGGTCGTTTGCGTAAGCAGGCGGGGACAAAGATAAAGCTGGAGAACGGGATCGGTTCGCTGGTGGCTTTTATCGCGGGCGCCGTGGGACGAGAGTTGAATGGGTTGCAGCTTTTCGTGTTGAACGACAAGGAGGAAGCAGCTTATTTTTATAATGATTTATTGACTTTTTATGACGAGGAAAGAGTGCGTTTTCTGCCTTCTTCGTTTCGGCGTTCCGGTAATTTTGAAGATAAAGATAACGATTCGATCTTGGTTCGGACAGAGGTGTTGAATGCCTTGACGGCCAAGGAAGTGGGAATGGTGGTTACTTACACGGAGGCGATGGCTGAGAGGGTGGTGAGTAAGAAGATGTTGGCTGACATGTCGATGCCCGTGATAAAAGGGAATAAGTTGTCGATAACATTCCTAGAGTCGTTGTTGGGAGAGTATGGTTTCGAGCGGAGTGATTTCGTGTATGAACCCGGGCAGTTTTCTATTCGGGGGAGTATCGTGGATGTCTATTCTTTCGCGGAAGAGCGTCCGGTGCGAATAGATTTTTTCGGGGACGAGGTGGAAAGCATCCGTTATTTCGATGTCGAGACACAGCTTTCCGAGCAGTTGATTGACAAGGTGGTGATCGTGCCTGATTTGAGTGAATCAACGGATAAGAATGATAATGTTGGATTGACGGAGTTTCTTGGAAGAGAGACTACCTGGTGGATGAAGAATTCCTTGTTGATTCATGACCGCATCAATTCATTAAAAGAGTTGGATGCCGGAGAGTTTTTGATTACGTCGGATAGTTTGTTTCGGACAATCGAAGAGAACAGTGTGGTGGAGTGGGGACCGGAGTTGTTTTTCCGGGGTGAGGTGATTCGCTTGGAGGCGGAGGTGCAACCGGCCGTAAATAAACAATTTGATTTATTGGCAGAGCATTTGCTGGACAAGCAGATGGATCGGTACACGGTTTATCTTTGTTCCACGAACGATATGCAGCTTCAGCGATTGCGGGATATTTTCTCGGACAAGGGGCATGAGGTGAATTTTGTGCCCGTGGAGGGAACGATTCACGAGGGATTCAGTGATGCCCAGATTAAGGTGTGTATTTACACGGAGCATCAAATTTTTGACCGTTACCAAAAATACCGCTTGAAGACTTCGCAAATACGAAAAGGTCGGGAGTCCATCACGATCAGTGATTTGCAGAATTTGCATCCCGGTGATTACGTGGTGCATATTGATCATGGAATCGGACGTTTCGGTGGGTTGACAAAGATCGATAATGACGGAAAGATTCAGGAGGCCATACGTTTGGTGTATAAGAACAATTCTGAATTGTACGTGAGTCTCCATTCATTGCATAAAATTTCCAAGTACAAGGGAAAGGATGGAGAACCGCCAACCGTGAGTAAGTTAGGTGGGGAGGCTTGGAATAAATTAAAGCAGCGGACGAAGTCGAGGGTAAAGGATATTGCCCGAGAGTTAATAGCCTTGTATGCCAAGCGCAGGCGGGAGGAAGCTTATGCTTTCTCGAAAGATAGTTTTTTGCAGGATGAGATGGAGGCTTCCTTCATGTACGAGGAAACGCCGGATCAGATGAAAGCGATTGAAGCGGTGAAAGCGGACATGGAGAGTCCTCACGTGATGGACCGTTTGATTTGTGGGGACGTGGGATTCGGGAAAACGGAAGTCGCTATCCGGGCGGCATTTAAGGCGGTGGCCGATAGCAAGCAGGTGGCCGTGTTGGTGCCGACAACGGTTTTGGCTTATCAACATTATAATACTTTCAAGAAGCGCCTGGAGGGGATGCCTTGCCGGATCGAGTATATCAGCCGAATGAAAAAGAGTGCTGATATTAAGCGAATTTTGAAAGATCTGGAAGTGGGGAAGGTGGATATTATCATCGGGACGCATCGTTTGACAAGCAATGATGTAAAATTTAAGGACCTCGGTTTACTGGTGATTGATGAAGAGCAGAAGTTCGGGGTAGCGGTGAAGGAGAAGTTGAAACGGTTGAAATTGAACGTGGATACCATTACCATGACGGCCACGCCGATCCCGCGAACGTTGCAATTCTCACTGATGGGGGCGAGGGATATGTCAATAATCCGTACAGCCCCGCCCAATCGTTACCCGATCGTGACGGAATTGCATCGGTTTGATGAAAAAGTAATTAAGGAGGCAATTTCTTACGAGGTGAGCCGCGGGGGACAGGTGTTTTTTATTCATAACCGGGTGGATAATATCCGGGATATTCAATATATGATTCATCGTTTGATTCCCGGCATCAAGAGTTGTGTGGGACACGGGCAGATGAGTGGGGAAGAGTTGGAAACGGTGATGCATGATTTCGTGCGGGGAGATTACGATGTGTTGATTGCCACAACAATTGTGGAGTCGGGGTTGGATATTCCTAACGCGAATACGATTATTATTAATCAGGCCCAGAATTACGGGCTGAGCGATCTGCACCAGTTGCGGGGCCGGGTGGGACGTTCCAACAGGAAGGCTTTTTGTTATTTGTTGGCCCCACCCTTGGAATTAGTGAACGCGGATGCCCGGAGACGTTTGAAGGCGATCGAGGATTTTAGCGGTTTGGGGAGTGGGTTCAATATTGCCATGCAGGATTTGGATATTCGCGGGGCCGGGAATATTTTGGGAGGAGAACAATCCGGTTTCATCGCGGAAGTGGGGTACGAGACGTATCAAAGAATTCTGAACGAGGCGTTAGTGGAATTGAGGGACGAGGAGTTTCCTGAATTGCAGAAAGAGCATCCGGATGAGCCGACGGTGTTTGCCACGGATTGTGTGATTGATACGGATTTTGCTTTATTGATTCCCGATACTTACGTGGAGAATGTGAGTGAACGAATCCGGTTGTACCGGGAGTTGGATAACATCACGAATGAGGAGGCTTTACAGCGTTTTGAAATAGAAATGAAGGACCGCTTTGGCGAGATTCCGACGCCGGTTGTCGGGTTGATGGAAGTGGTTCGGATTCGTCAAAAGTGTATAGATTTGGGAATTGAACGGTTGATGGTGAAGAATAATAAGATGATTGTTTACTTTATCAGTGATCAGAATTCGTCATTTTATGCCTCACCCGTGTTTAGTGAGCTATTGAAATTTATACAGAAACAGGTGATCCCTTGCAAGATCAGCGAAAAGAATGATAAGTTGAGTCTGGTTTTCACGAACATTGCCGATATTAATCGGGTATCGGAGATTATACGAGAGATGCGCGACTTTGCTTATGGTAATAATTAG
- a CDS encoding tetratricopeptide repeat protein — protein sequence MKKIAVIAFGMLLFILPTKAQTLESQYGLDSANTILNASLYTEYWKQKNYEEALPSWRYVFLNAPAFQLNTYIRGEDIIEYMIKKTKKKEYVDTLMMLFDRRLQYMAKKSREGYVLGKKGMAQVKYSNGDINMLKAGFDNLMRAYELEKENTPPQLIHATFDVACGLVQQNQLSQEEFINLYMNFSDFADKRLASGEKGCENFGVCKAALDAIFFESGYADCNTLADLLTQKYEANRDSLPVLKEISSILRRRECTDLPLYAMVAEKIYHQEPNADAAYSLAMMFFSKQDIAKFEQYLKEAINKSDDPKAKADYNYKLAQVYLSRKNYPLAKKYALDALKTNPNLGDAYITIGLAYAVSSNDYEGDEFDKRTVFWAAVDKFVKAKQVDPSLTAKVNEYIERYSPHFPTKDEAFFRDITAGKSVKVGGWINETTIARFRD from the coding sequence ATGAAAAAAATTGCTGTTATAGCATTTGGAATGCTTCTATTCATTCTGCCGACGAAAGCGCAAACGTTAGAGTCTCAGTACGGATTGGATAGTGCAAATACCATTCTGAATGCTTCTCTGTACACGGAATACTGGAAACAGAAAAATTATGAAGAAGCGTTGCCCTCTTGGAGATACGTTTTCTTAAACGCACCTGCATTTCAATTAAATACCTATATCCGTGGGGAAGATATTATTGAGTACATGATCAAAAAAACAAAGAAGAAAGAGTACGTGGATACGTTAATGATGCTTTTTGACCGTCGTCTTCAATACATGGCAAAAAAGAGCCGTGAAGGATATGTTCTTGGAAAGAAAGGTATGGCTCAAGTAAAGTATTCCAATGGGGATATTAATATGTTGAAAGCCGGATTTGATAACTTGATGAGAGCGTATGAATTGGAGAAGGAGAATACTCCTCCCCAATTGATTCATGCCACTTTTGACGTGGCTTGTGGATTGGTACAACAAAATCAATTGTCTCAGGAGGAATTCATTAATTTGTATATGAATTTCTCGGATTTCGCAGACAAGCGTTTGGCATCAGGTGAAAAAGGATGTGAAAATTTTGGTGTATGTAAAGCTGCATTAGATGCTATTTTCTTCGAATCCGGATATGCAGACTGCAATACGTTGGCTGATTTGTTAACTCAAAAATACGAGGCAAATAGAGATAGCCTGCCTGTTTTGAAAGAGATTTCGTCTATCTTGAGAAGACGTGAATGCACGGATTTGCCATTGTATGCTATGGTTGCCGAGAAAATTTATCATCAGGAGCCAAACGCTGATGCTGCTTATAGCTTGGCCATGATGTTCTTTTCTAAACAAGATATCGCGAAATTCGAGCAATATTTGAAGGAAGCTATTAATAAATCGGATGATCCGAAAGCCAAAGCAGATTATAATTACAAGTTGGCACAGGTGTATTTGTCAAGGAAAAATTATCCGTTAGCAAAAAAATATGCTTTGGATGCTTTGAAGACAAACCCGAACCTGGGAGATGCTTACATCACGATAGGCTTGGCTTATGCGGTAAGTAGTAATGATTATGAAGGAGACGAGTTTGACAAACGAACCGTATTTTGGGCTGCCGTGGATAAATTTGTGAAAGCTAAACAAGTTGACCCGTCACTAACGGCAAAGGTTAACGAATATATTGAACGGTATTCTCCTCACTTCCCGACGAAAGACGAGGCTTTCTTCCGTGATATTACGGCAGGAAAAAGCGTGAAAGTCGGTGGATGGATTAACGAGACAACGATTGCGAGATTTAGAGATTAG